CTAAGTCGTTGCCTTGGCGCATACCTTGGGTTGGATTGTGGTGTTCCCAGAAGATCTGCAATAGTTGTTTGAGGCTGATGACAGTAGGATCAAAGACAATCCGCACTACTTCTGTGTGACCTGTCTGGCCTGAACACACTTCTTCGTAGGTAGGGTTAGGCGTAAAACCGCCTGCGTACCCTACAGAGGTGCTAACTACGCCATCAAGTTGCCAGAACAGGCGCTCAGCCCCCCAAAAACACCCCATGCCAAACAACATTTCTTCGCAACCCTTGGCAGGCTTTGCGGTCAAACTGGATTGATTAACAAAATGTGAATCATCAAGGGGCAGGGCTTGATCACGGCCTGGTAGTGCCTGCTGAGCGGTGATCATAGTTTGTTTGTCGAGCATAGAAAATATCCTTACATTAACAATCTTGAGAGTAGACCGCCTAATTGACTGTTTTCGTACAGACTTATTTTTTGAGTGGCGTTATTATTCCGTTAAGATTTTTAGGTAGTAAATAAACCATGATAAGAAAGTCATTACCAGTCATTCTCCTTGCTAGCGGTTTACCTGCTTTTGCTCAGACCGTGGATTTGTCCGTTGAAGGTTTATCTGGTGAGTTGGAGACGAATGTTGACGCTTATCTGTCTTCTATCCCTGAGGAAGATTACAACACCAGCCTACGCTTTCAAGCTCGCCTTGAAAAGAGCCTCACCGAAGCCCTCAATGCGCTTGGTTATTACCACCCAGATTTTTCTTTTCGTGTGGAAGACGAGGGAAGTGAATTGGTGGTGGTCATCACTCCCGGTTCTCCTGTACTGATTAAAGAAGTGGATATACAGCTAACGGGCGAAGCTAGTGATGATCGTTCATTTAAGGCTCTGATTCGTAAAAGCGGTATTCATGAAGGGGAAGTTCTTAACCACAGTTTGTATGACGGTCTCAAATCTGGTATTCGCAACCTCGCTTTGCAAAAAGGCTACTTCGAAGGTGACTACACCATGAGTCGACTGGAGGTATCTCCTGATTTGAATGAAGCGTTCATACGTTTACATTTCGATAGTGGGATTCGTTATGCCTTTGGTGAGAAGATCATTTCTGGCAGCCAAATTGAAGAAGACCGTGTTGGCTCGTTGGCACCATTCAAACAAGGTGACCCATATCAGGTTTCTCAAGTAGGTGAGTTCAACCAAAACCTTTCGAATACGGATTGGTTTTCTTCGGTGTTTGTGGAGCCCGATTTATCCATGCTTGGAAAAGGTCGGGAACTACCAGTGAAAGTGTCTCTGGCACCACAGGCTAAGAACAAAATTGAAACGGGCTTAGGCTACTCCACAGATGTTGGAGTAAAAGGCTCTTTAAAATGGAAAAAGCCTTGGGTAAATGCCCGAGGGCACAGCTTTGACAGTAGCTTCTCACTTTCTGGGCCAGAACAAACGATTACTGCTGGTTACCGAATTCCACTTGAAGATGCACTCAATGAGTATTATCAAGTCAGCTACGGTATGAAAAATGTCGACAACCGTAACACCAAAAGCTTGGAATCGAACTTGGCTGTTGAGCGTCATTGGCTATTAGATAATGGCTGGCACAGGACTTTATTTGTACGTTACTTGCTGGAAAATTATGAGCAGGGCTTACAAGATGACTCAGGGCAGTTTGTGTTACCTGGGGTGACGTTCAGCCGGAGTCGTATTCGTGGTGGAGCGATGCCTCGTTGGGGAGATAGTCAAACCATGACGTTGGAGTTTGGCGATGATAGCTTGCTGTCTGAGACTAGAGTGATTCGGCTTCAAGCAGGAACCACATGGATTCGAAGTTTAGGGCGTAATCATCGTGGCCTTTTGCGCTTAGACGGCGGTGCTAACTTCGCGGATGAGTTTGATAAGTTATCGCCATCACTGCGTTTCTTTGCCGGTGGTGATAACAATTTACGTGGTTATGGTTACGAGTCTATCTCTCCTCAAGATAGCAGTGGCGCATTAACGGGCGCAAAGTACATCGCCACCTCTTCTCTCGAATATCAGTATCGTTTTTATGGTAAATGGTGGGGCGCGCTTTTTTATGATTACGGTGATGCGTTCAATGACCAACCTGACTTTAAACGCGGGACCGGTTTTGGTGTCCGGTGGGCATCGCCCGTCGGTCCTATTCGTCTCGATTTTGCATGGGGGTTAGATGCGACGCCGGGTGATGAATTCAAAATCCACTTCACATTAGGGCCTGAGTTATGACCAAGGTAGTGTTTAAATGGTCTAAGTGGCTATCTATCTCTTTAATCAGCTTATTGGTGGCGATTGCCATCGGCTTAGCAGTAGTACTGTTTACAACTCCGGGTCTTAAATTAGCGCTCTGGGGTGCAGAAAAGTTTGTGCCTCAGTTGAAAGTCGAGTCCCATTCAGGAGCGATTTTCCCGCGCTTTACGCTTAATGGTGTTGTGTTTAAAGACGACTCACTTAACGTCGATGTGCAGGCACGCTCAATCACGTTGGCAGTTAATGCTACTTGTCTGACAGAGCCCAGCGTTTGTGTCGATGAACTCGCGGTAGATGGCCTTAAATTTGAGATGCCGGAATTACCGCAGAGCAACGCAACGCCAGATGAATCTGTGGCTGAAGAAAGTGGTCTAGTAACAGCGCCGCTGCCAATTAAAGTCAAACGCGTCGCCTTAACCGACATATATCTGGATATTCTAGGTAATCAGATCAACTGGCAGTCTTTCACGACTGGATTAGCGTTTCAGGGCAATCGTCTACGAATCAACAAAACGGCGCTAGACTCCATTCGCGTCGCACTGGCGCCAAGTGAGGCCAGTGAACCAGCCCCTGCTGCAAGTCCTTCTGCGGACGCTAACACACCGATAGCCTTACCAAACATTACCTTACCGCTGCAAATTGATGTAGTGCGACTAGATGTGAATGATTTTGAGCTGCGACAACCCACTCCTGTAGTCGTGCACCATTTGGGGTTGGAGGCAAGTGCGGCCCGCTCCCAAGTTCAGGTTGATACTCTTGAGTTGGATATGCCTGAAGTCGAAGGTGTGCTGAGTACAACGGTGACCTTAGCAGATGACTATCCGTTGGATCTGGAACTGAATGCCAAAGTGAAGCAGGAGATAGCGGATGGACAGACAGTCAAACTGCATGCGACGGGAAGTGTTGCTGACTTGGAGTTAAAGGCAGACTTCGGAGGTTTAGCGAAGGCACATCTTGAAGCGGCACTGCAGCCACTGAAGTCTGAATTTCCTTTTGAACTGACTTTGAGTGATGGCGACCTTCAATGGCCGTTGAAAGGTCAAGGTGATTATTTTGCCACAATACGCAACTTGCATACTCAAGGCTCGCTAAACGGCTACAGTATTGAACTCGATTCGGCTCTGAAAGGTAAGCAATTGCCTGATGCTGACCTGACTTTGCGCGGCAATGGGGATTTAAACCAAATCGATCTTCAGTCCCTCTCTATACAAACTTTAGGTGGAGAGGTGAGTGGTACGGTGATGGCGAATTGGCAAGCTCCGATTAATTGGGCAGCGGACATATCATTGGTCGATATTCAGCCTGGCCTCCAGTGGCAGCAGGCGGAAGGGAAAATCAGCGGTCAGCTATCGACGTCAGGTTCATTAACTGAGCAAGGTGGCTGGCAGGTGGAACTACCTACTTTGGATATCGATGGTATCTTACGTGATTACCCACTTAACATTGAAGGTGCGTTGTCAGCATCAGATCGCGCTAGTAGTGGAGATATCAAACTCAGTACACCTCGCCTTGTTTTGTCCCATGGTCCTAATCACCTCATAGCTAAAGGGGATATAGACCGAGAGTTGAACATGCAGGTGACGGTAGACTTTTTGGATATTGCTAAGTCGATCCCCGACTTGAAGGGCAGCGCACAAGGTAAGATCAAGCTGACCGGCCAATTAGAGCAGCCCCAAGTTGGCATTAACCTCAAGGCGAAAGCGATAAAATGGCAGCAGGAAGTGAGTGTGCAAAGCGTGGCGCTGAAAGGGCAGATCTCTCCGTTACCTTTGCCGTCAGGAGAACTCAAACTTCAAGTCGCTAATACTCATTATCAAGACTATTTGATCGATACCATTGCGTTGAACTTTGATGGGGAGCAGAAGCAACATACGCTGAGATTGGATGTTGATTCAAATCTTGCTTCGACGAAACTTGCGATTCAAGGTGCGCTTCAAGATACGCCTGAGCTTGCATGGAAAGGGGCGTTAGAGAACATGTCACTGACTTCGGAACAGGGAACATGGACCTTGGCACAGCCGACACCAATAGAATTGCTGATGGATTCACAACAAGCTTTCGTTGCTGCCCATTGCTGGTTGCAATCCGGTTCTTCAGTTTGTCTCGATCAAGATTTAACGGCAGGCAAGAGTGGAGAAGCGCACCTCTCAATTAAACAATTCGATTTTGAACAGATCAAAACTTTTATCCCACAGGAAATTAATCTACAAGGCACCGTTAACGCAGCAGCCATCGCGAAGTGGAATCCTGACACTGCACCTGAGGTGATGCTTGATGTGGAGATGCCAAAAGGCTCGTTGGCTCAGACTAACAAGCAACCTGTAAAGCTAGGTTGGGAGTCATTCAAGCTCAATGCTCACCTAGTAGACAATAAGCTACAGGCGGATTGGCTATTGGATGTAACGGACAATGGTGACATTTCAGGAGAAGTTAGGATCCCTGATGTGTTAGCAAAAGACAAACGGCTCGACGGTAAGCTGGGTTTAACGACGTTTAACGTGGATTTTCTTGCTCCACTGCTTGGGGGCTACAGCAAGATGAAATCCAATATTCAGACAGAATTAACCTTCTCAGGCCCAATGATGCAACCTCGCGTTAATGGCCAGTTTGTGGTCGATGATATTTTGCTTAAAGGTGAGATTACGCCGGTCGAAATTGATACGGGTAAGCTGGTGGTTAATTTCTCTGGCTATGATGCGACCTTAGCCGCAGCGATTAATACCCCGGATGGCAAGTTGGAAATCGCGGGTGATGCTGACTGGCAAGATCTTGAAGATTGGCAGACCAATGTGCGTGTTTTTGCTGAAGAGCTATTGGTGGATGTGCCGCCGATGGTAAAAATCAAAGTTGTGCCGGATATGACGATTTCCGCTTCACCTCAACAAGCTCGTATCGATGGTGATATTTCTTTGCCTTGGGGGCGAATTGTGGTTGAAGAGTTACCACCAAGCGCGATCGGGGTGTCAAAAGATCAAGTGCTATTGAATGAGCAGTTACAACCCGAAGATGAAACGACAAGTGTTCCATTCAGTATTCAAACAAATGTCAACATCAATATTGGTGATGATTTCAAGCTGTCCGCTTTTGGCTTGGAAGGCGGGTTATCGGGTAATCTCAATGTTGCACAACGCGATCAGGGACCATTTGTGACCGGTGAAGTGAACATTGTGGATGGTTCTTATCGATCTTTTGGTCAAGACTTGTTGATCAAACAAGGGAAGATTCTCATGAATGGTCCAGTGGATCAGCCTTATGTGCAAATTACCGCTATACGTAACCCTGATAACACTCAGGATGAGGTGACGGCAGGAGTGCGAGTTACAGGCCCAGCTGACGAACCGACCGTCACTATCTTCTCTGAACCCGCTATGCCACAAGCTAATGCACTATCTTATTTGTTACGTGGTCAGAATATAGACGGGGAGTCTGGAGGAAACTCTATGAC
This sequence is a window from Vibrio coralliilyticus. Protein-coding genes within it:
- the tamA gene encoding autotransporter assembly complex protein TamA, coding for MIRKSLPVILLASGLPAFAQTVDLSVEGLSGELETNVDAYLSSIPEEDYNTSLRFQARLEKSLTEALNALGYYHPDFSFRVEDEGSELVVVITPGSPVLIKEVDIQLTGEASDDRSFKALIRKSGIHEGEVLNHSLYDGLKSGIRNLALQKGYFEGDYTMSRLEVSPDLNEAFIRLHFDSGIRYAFGEKIISGSQIEEDRVGSLAPFKQGDPYQVSQVGEFNQNLSNTDWFSSVFVEPDLSMLGKGRELPVKVSLAPQAKNKIETGLGYSTDVGVKGSLKWKKPWVNARGHSFDSSFSLSGPEQTITAGYRIPLEDALNEYYQVSYGMKNVDNRNTKSLESNLAVERHWLLDNGWHRTLFVRYLLENYEQGLQDDSGQFVLPGVTFSRSRIRGGAMPRWGDSQTMTLEFGDDSLLSETRVIRLQAGTTWIRSLGRNHRGLLRLDGGANFADEFDKLSPSLRFFAGGDNNLRGYGYESISPQDSSGALTGAKYIATSSLEYQYRFYGKWWGALFYDYGDAFNDQPDFKRGTGFGVRWASPVGPIRLDFAWGLDATPGDEFKIHFTLGPEL
- the tamB gene encoding autotransporter assembly complex protein TamB produces the protein MTKVVFKWSKWLSISLISLLVAIAIGLAVVLFTTPGLKLALWGAEKFVPQLKVESHSGAIFPRFTLNGVVFKDDSLNVDVQARSITLAVNATCLTEPSVCVDELAVDGLKFEMPELPQSNATPDESVAEESGLVTAPLPIKVKRVALTDIYLDILGNQINWQSFTTGLAFQGNRLRINKTALDSIRVALAPSEASEPAPAASPSADANTPIALPNITLPLQIDVVRLDVNDFELRQPTPVVVHHLGLEASAARSQVQVDTLELDMPEVEGVLSTTVTLADDYPLDLELNAKVKQEIADGQTVKLHATGSVADLELKADFGGLAKAHLEAALQPLKSEFPFELTLSDGDLQWPLKGQGDYFATIRNLHTQGSLNGYSIELDSALKGKQLPDADLTLRGNGDLNQIDLQSLSIQTLGGEVSGTVMANWQAPINWAADISLVDIQPGLQWQQAEGKISGQLSTSGSLTEQGGWQVELPTLDIDGILRDYPLNIEGALSASDRASSGDIKLSTPRLVLSHGPNHLIAKGDIDRELNMQVTVDFLDIAKSIPDLKGSAQGKIKLTGQLEQPQVGINLKAKAIKWQQEVSVQSVALKGQISPLPLPSGELKLQVANTHYQDYLIDTIALNFDGEQKQHTLRLDVDSNLASTKLAIQGALQDTPELAWKGALENMSLTSEQGTWTLAQPTPIELLMDSQQAFVAAHCWLQSGSSVCLDQDLTAGKSGEAHLSIKQFDFEQIKTFIPQEINLQGTVNAAAIAKWNPDTAPEVMLDVEMPKGSLAQTNKQPVKLGWESFKLNAHLVDNKLQADWLLDVTDNGDISGEVRIPDVLAKDKRLDGKLGLTTFNVDFLAPLLGGYSKMKSNIQTELTFSGPMMQPRVNGQFVVDDILLKGEITPVEIDTGKLVVNFSGYDATLAAAINTPDGKLEIAGDADWQDLEDWQTNVRVFAEELLVDVPPMVKIKVVPDMTISASPQQARIDGDISLPWGRIVVEELPPSAIGVSKDQVLLNEQLQPEDETTSVPFSIQTNVNINIGDDFKLSAFGLEGGLSGNLNVAQRDQGPFVTGEVNIVDGSYRSFGQDLLIKQGKILMNGPVDQPYVQITAIRNPDNTQDEVTAGVRVTGPADEPTVTIFSEPAMPQANALSYLLRGQNIDGESGGNSMTTTLIGLSLAQSGHVVGEIGEAFGVQDLQLDTAGSGDDSQVTVSGYVLPGLQVKYGVGIFDSVGEFTVRYRLMQDLYVEAVSGLDSAVDLLYQFEFN
- the msrA gene encoding peptide-methionine (S)-S-oxide reductase MsrA, whose translation is MLDKQTMITAQQALPGRDQALPLDDSHFVNQSSLTAKPAKGCEEMLFGMGCFWGAERLFWQLDGVVSTSVGYAGGFTPNPTYEEVCSGQTGHTEVVRIVFDPTVISLKQLLQIFWEHHNPTQGMRQGNDLGTQYRSAIYVYSDEQYQAAIQSRDEYQALLGQETSSITTEILPAGRYYYAESYHQQYLAKNPNGYCGLGGTGVCFPPES